In one Magallana gigas chromosome 7, xbMagGiga1.1, whole genome shotgun sequence genomic region, the following are encoded:
- the LOC109620519 gene encoding prostaglandin E2 receptor EP4 subtype-like, translating to MNRTDGSFYINHTNTTDSGFSEEKPQASIAPPILFLILGTLGNGLVLFLLCRFSGEHKWRPFYRFVLALAITDFLGIALAAPFGIARYASDFTFTFSHGLCDYMAFIQMFAILNSACIVLSMSLDRFIAIVFPLKYSVSAKERRAHLLLMFGGAISLLLSTMPHLAGRHSRSFYPGSWCFVDFKSDALIDRGISLAYASAGFIVLCLVAVLNFSVIVTLVRQRCLTGNERKQQKSLSKKSKQMIAFLFAIVVLFAVCFIPLLINVFARPLRILQGMESFEVLGLRLAYVNSVLNPWLYILLRKETVMFLQRFPCMRKCCQAKDQENTTESVSL from the exons ATGAACCGAACCGACGGCAGTTTTTACATTAACCATACAAACACGACAGACTCTGGGTTCAGTGAGGAAAAACCACAAGCTAGTATTGCACCCCCTATTCTATTTCTAATTCTTGGAACGCTCGGAAATGGACTGGTGCTGTTTCTTCTGTGTCGTTTTTCTGGAGAACACAAATGGCGTCCATTTTACAGATTCGTATTGGCACTAGCCATAACCGACTTTTTAGGGATCGCTCTAGCAGCACCTTTCGGAATCGCTAGATACGCCTCGGACTTTACCTTTACTTTCTCCCACGGCCTCTGCGACTATATGGCTTTTATTCAGATGTTTGCTATCTTGAACTCGGCATGCATCGTACTATCCATGTCTCTAGATAGATTTATTGCGATTGTTTTTCCATTGAAATACAGCGTATCCGCCAAAGAACGGCGAGCTCACTTGTTGTTGATGTTTGGAGGCGCCATATCACTCCTTCTATCGACCATGCCACATTTGGCGGGAAGACACAGTCGCAGTTTTTATCCGGGTTCTTGGTGcttcgtagatttcaaatctgACGCCTTGATTGATCGAGGCATCTCCTTGGCCTACGCCTCCGCTGGCTTCATAGTTTTATGTTTGGTTGCCGTTCTGAATTTTTCAGTTATCGTTACTCTTGTACGTCAACGTTGTTTAACCggaaatgaaagaaaacaacAGAAATCATTAAGCAAGAAGAGTAAACAGATGATAGCCTTTTTGTTTGCTATTGTCGTTCTCTTTGCAGTCTGCTTTATACCTTTGCTG ATTAATGTGTTTGCTCGCCCTTTGCGCATCCTTCAAGGAATGGAGAGTTTTGAGGTATTGGGTCTCCGCCTGGCCTACGTAAATTCCGTTTTGAATCCCTGGCTTTACATCCTTCTTAGGAAAGAAACTGTTATGTTTTTACAGAGATTTCCCTGCATGCGAAAGTGTTGTCAAGCCAAAGACCAAGAAAATACCACCGAATCAGTATCACtgtaa
- the LOC105342752 gene encoding tripartite motif-containing protein 2-like, with protein MAFSKSQIPFTAQHYLVCGTEDCENNCQFYCNECHQPMCEQCRDEHQKSPDTKNHEVVSYQQRKRQLPEVKCQAHVNKDVDMFCEQCYVPVCSKCATKDHGGHTFIDLETVYAEQCAIYLDKITQIEEYFLPTSQDLLKSTKTDSTEIKRIMKSIRTSMRDDAESLKKLVDAVTSDNIKQVNEQEKYLLQLFYSQEIKYNDYNSYLDELTKKFHGYLSSKTLQTLICDGTMNLKIDPIPETKPVSPVFTAGQYSKEDVTKLLGRVTVPNTKPEIRKIKPMETASTQLKYTGEQRKQDREKSDMKQTLSLSSSVTKVREYKVPGVNNVYHISLGKSGRHWGSDHFGNLVQTDLQGNKLQKIQTNGGYGYHTVTQDEDLIYTDRKNKVINRIKQGNTITEFIKTGDWAPISIHSSNIDGDILVGMRKDGEAKVTRYNKTGKEIQNIQRGNKGQELYDYPHYITENINGDSCTSDTNKDDVVVVNKSGQHRFSYTGQKSGFWPIGICTDLLGHIIVCNGFLNNITLDIIDQDGRFLSLLLTPQQGIRCPRGLCIDDDNNLHVGQENTNTVTVYKYLQ; from the coding sequence ATGGCATTCTCCAAATCCCAAATACCATTCACAGCCCAGCACTATTTGGTGTGTGGTACTGAAGACTGTGAGAACAACTGccagttttactgcaatgaGTGTCACCAAccaatgtgtgaacaatgcagAGATGAACATCAGAAGAGTCCAGATACCAAGAACCATGAAGTTGTCTCTTACCAACAACGCAAAAGACAACTTCCTGAAGTTAAATGCCAAGCCCATGTAAATAAAGACGTAGACATGTTTTGTGAGCAATGTTATGTTCCTGTATGTTCAAAATGTGCAACCAAAGACCATGGTGGACACACATTTATAGATTTGGAAACAGTGTACGCAGAACAATGTGCCatttatttagataaaataacacaaattgAAGAGTATTTCCTCCCAACTTCACAGGATTTGCTTAAATCTACAAAAACAGATTCTACAGAAATAAAGAGAATCATGAAGAGCATACGCACATCCATGAGGGACGATGCTGAGTCTCTAAAAAAATTGGTGGATGCCGTGACTTCAGATAATATAAAACAAGTCAATGAACAAGAAAAGTATCTCCTCCAATTGTTTTATTcccaagaaataaaatataacgaTTACAATTCGTATCTTGATGAACTCACAAAAAAGTTTCATGGCTATCTCTCCTCTAAAACTCTTCAGACTTTGATATGTGATGGTACAATGAATCTCAAAATAGACCCCATACCAGAGACCAAACCAGTCTCTCCAGTATTTACTGCTGGTCAATACAGTAAGGAAGATGTCACCAAACTACTGGGTAGAGTAACTGTTCCTAACACTAAACCAgagatcagaaaaataaaacccatgGAGACTGCCTCTACACAGTTAAAATATACAGGGGAACAGAGGAAACAAGACAGAGAGAAATCTGACATGAAACAAACACTTTCTCTGTCTTCCTCAGTCACCAAGGTCAGGGAGTACAAAGTACCAGGTGTTAacaatgtatatcatatatcactAGGTAAATCAGGTAGACACTGGGGCAGTGATCATTTTGGTAACCTGGTCCAAACAGATCTACAGGGGAATAAGCTACAGAAGATACAAACTAATGGTGGATATGGCTACCACACAGTCACACAGGACGAGGATCTGATCTATACTGACAGAAAGAACAAAGTCATCAATAGGATAAAACAGGGTAATACAAtcactgaattcattaaaacgGGAGACTGGGCACCAATCAGCATACACTCCTCCAACATCGACGGGGACATACTGGTGGGGATGAGGAAGGATGGAGAGGCTAAAGTCACCAGGTACAACAAGACAGGAaaagaaatacagaacatacagaGGGGCAACAAAGGACAGGAACTGTATGATTATCCACactacatcacagaaaacatcaatggtgatAGCTGTACATCAGACACAAACAAAGATGATGTAGTGGTGGTGAATAAATCAGGACAACAcaggttctcctacacaggTCAGAAATCAGGGTTTTGGCCCATTGGTATCTGTACTGATCTCCTTGGTCACATCATTGTCTGTAATGGTTTTTTGAACAATATTACACTTGACATCATTGATCAGGACGGTCGTTTCTTGTCTCTACTACTCACACCACAACAAGGGATAAGATGTCCCCGTGGGTTATGTATTGATGATGATAACAATCTTCATGTGGGACAAGAAAACACCAACACAGTGACAGTGTACAAGTATTTACAGTAA